The region acttctgaattctTTTCCCAGCACCCCAATGTTTATTACACAACTTCCTGCAATGTTTTTTGAGAATCTTCAACTTTTGAGTCACTTTAAACATAAAGAAACCTTCAATATTAATATCCCAAACCTCCTTAACCAAAGGTAAAAACTCCTCCTTCTCAGAAATAAAATTAGCAAATCTAAAAGAAGGCTTCCATTTCACTTTATCAACAGGTAAATTTAAAATAACAGGACAATGATCCGAATTTCTATATGGTTTAAAAACAGCATAGGCAAGAGGATGGTCCGAAATAAATTTCAAATTGACCATAACTCTATCAAGCTTCTTCAAAAGACCCATATTCCCAGCCGGAGTCTTGTTCCAtgtaaactgaaaaccataagaatTCAGGTCCTCCACTTCAATAAAACTTAAACAATCAACAAAATCTTCAACTCCTTTGGGGGTTTTAGAACAACCTTCAGAATATTCTGAAGGTTTTAAAGCAACATTAAAATCACCTAATAAACCCCAAGCTTCCTTCTTAACAACCAAGCTATGCTTCTTCAAATCATCCCAAAGTAATCTTCTATCAAGGTAATTCGAAGCAGCatatataaaagacaaatacatgcCAACATCAGAACCACAAAATTTAACATAGCAGTGGATAACCTGCTTGGATTGAGAAATTATCATCACATCAAAAAGTCTAGGATTCCACCCCACTATAATTCTAGTACCAGCCTCACAGCTATTATTATTAGAAACCCAATCCCACTGCCCAAAAGTCTTAACACAAACATTTTTAAGATTTAAGACTTTGACATGAGATTCAACCACAGCACAAATACCAAGGTTATTACTCCtaataacatcaataacctcCTTCTGCTTAACAGATTTATTCAAACCCCTAACATTCCAAGCACCTATAGACATCATTGGGAAATAATAGAGATTTTGGCATTTACCTCCTCAAATGCCTGAGAAATCCCCATCTTGCTGTTATTGTTTTCCGATTCCATCCTGCCTTTCTTTATTTTATTACTTTCATTTCCCTTTTCTCCCCCTCTCCCTTAATTGATGGAAGCATTTTATTATTCACAATTTCATTAGTACCCATATCAGCACTACCACAATCTTCAATCTGATGAATAACTAACTTCTCACTCTTAGCATCCTCTTCCATTTTATCCAAAACTTCCTCTTCAATCTCTCCCAAAATTTCAAAACTGTTTTTATTACTAAAGCCATCTCCTGTTTTTATCACACTAACTAGACTTTTATTTCCCTCCTCTCTTTTATTATCCTTTTTGATTACATACTCCTGCATTTTATTCTCCTTTAACCCCTGACTACCAATCAAATTCTGCCCATTAGCAAACTTCTCATAATTTCTGTTCTTTTCTAAATTCCAATGACTTACTCCTTTATTGTTCCAATTCCAATTCTGCCCTTTACCATTACCACCTCTATGCCCATTATTGCCTTTTGAATTATTACCCCTGCTCCAATTCCCATTCTTCCCATTATTCCTCTGACTATACGATTGATTATAACCCTCCTGAGCCTTGCTAGTGCCTTCACCATTATTGCTACCTATCACCTTCTTATGTCTGACTTTTGTAAATCCATCCCCACTAACCACTTCCTTCCCTCTATTGTTCTTTAAGTTTCTCTCATCCCCATTGTTAGCCACATTCTCAACATTCATAGCTACAGCACAAACTTTATCCATATGCGCATAAACTTTACAATGATTACATCTAGATGGAATCCAAGCATATTCAACATCAAAACTTTGTATCACAGCAGAATTAGAAACAAAATCCCATGTAGAAATATCAATCTTCTTTCTCCATTCCTTCTCAGCTGCCATTTCAACAAGAATTCTAGCATAAGCATTCCTTCCTTTATGTTCCAAACACATTTCCTCCGTAAAAGAGTCAAAAGCCAAAGGAATCCCTATCTTACTAGCAATTCTACATAAATTTTCACCACTCCATACTTCCAAAggcaaataaaaaattttaatccACACCGGAATTTTATCATGCTTATTCTTAGTTAATGTCAATCCTGGCCTCCACCTTTGAAGAAATAATGGCATATTATTAAACAATAACCATGGACTGCCCCCCAAAATAGCTAACATCCCCTGCTCATCActgaatttaaaaaagaaaaatcctTTGCTATTCATGAAAACCTCTTCCAGACCCACATTCTTCCACAACCTTCTAACTTCTTTCTGAATCACAGGAAACGCCAGCTTCTTATCAATCATATATCCATATAAAGTATTAGTATATGGAATACTCGCATTCTTCAGATTCTCAATCGGAATAATTACAGGTCCATCATCTTCACCATTTTCCCCTGGAATGAATCTAACATCAATCTTACCCTTATGTCTATTACCCTTTAGCACACCCGCATAAGAATTCAACAAATTCCCCTGCATTTCACCTTCCACCTTTTTGCAATTATTAGCATCCCCCAAAATAGAGGGAAGCATATTAATGCTATTAATAACAGTACCATACTTCATTTTACAACTAGTATCAATATTAATCATAGCATTAACCTCTTCTTCCATTTCAATTTCCTCATCTACACTAGTATCATCCTCACTTGAATCATTTTCCCCCTCCTCTTCAGAAGAACCATCATCATCAGTATTACTTTCCTTCTCATTGACTTGCTTTTTCAAATTTGACATATCAACGTCCATTTCCTGATTCTTCTCACTGTCTAAATCCTTCCCCATAGACTTCTCCACCTTCAAATCACTAAGAAATTGAAAGCCAATCCCCAGAATAAATTCTTCATTACTGATAACAATCTTATCCCCATCATCTCTAGACTTCACAACTTCATTTTCAACCACCTTAGAACTATCATGATTATTGACATCAATCACCGCAATATTAGGATTCACCCTAATCATTTCACTAGTAACATTCTTCAATTCCAAATTAGGATCCTGTAAATCATTACTCAATTTCGACCCATCCCAATTTTTCATCAAATTAGCAGTGTTACCTGAAGGAATAGACACAACTTGAGCTCCATCATTTTTCACCTCCCCAGCACCACCATACTTCAATCCCTTCACTTTACAATCAGATTCAGGAATAGAAATGTTAGAATCCGAATCTTAGGCTGATACAGATTCCAAATCATCTCTCGATATCTCTTCGTAACCTTCTTCATTGTCGTAATCCTCAGCATCCATCGGCGATAACCCATCCACCAACTTCCGAACCCTATTCTTAACTCTGAAAGCTTTCCCCTCCATTTTCCATTCAGCTTTACCAATCCCTGATGCAACAGCTCCAGACACACTTGGCTTACGACGAGCTTTATAGATCGTAGCTGAAGTTTGATCAATAACCCCAGGAGGAACTAACTCATTCACATCCACTTCAGTCCTAACATACCGGACAACAACACTTTTATCCGGAGGTTTAACTTTCACTTCCTTCAATCGATTCGCTTTGGATGATGCACCCATTAGGACAACGAAAATAGAGGAGAAACTGCTTCACCAATTAAATGAAATACGTCGGAAAAGTAGCACCGATGAATCAAAAACTAGATCGCACCACCGTTAGAGAGAATCAggggaagagagagaaagtagagagagaaagcgaaaAAGTTTTTTgcagcattgtttcattcttgagttccacattagaagtttatgcagtttagcaaagctttgatcaacatcgtttaattcttgagttccacaatagaaatctatgcaatttaggcaaacctttgatgagccttgtttgattcttgagttccacaatagaattctatgcaatttaagcaaagctttgatgagtattgtttgattcttgagttccacaatagaagtctatgcaatttagcaaatctttgatgagcattctttcattcttggtttccgcattggaagtctatgcaatttagcaaagcattgatgaacattgtttaattcttgaattccacaataaAACTAGTCTTTGCAATTAGCAAAGCTTTCATAAGCATTGCTTAATTcctgtgttccacaatagaagtgtatgcaatttaagcaaagctttgatgagcattgtttcattcttgagttccacattagatgtctatgcaatttagcaaagctttgatgagcattgtttaattcttgagttccacaatagaagtgtttgcaatttaagcaaagctttgatgagcgttgtttcattcttgagttctacaacagaagtctatgcaatttagcaaagctttgatgagcaacgTTTAtctcttaagttccacaatataattctatgcaatttaagcaaagctttaatgaggattgtttaaatcttgagttccacaatagaagtatatgtaacttagcaaagctttgatgaacattgtttagtacttgagttccacaatagaagtctatgaaatttagcaaggctttgatgagcatcgtttaattctcgagttccacaatagaagtttatgcaatttaagcaaatcgtTGATAAGCATTGTtcgattcttgagttccataatagaattctatgcaatttaacaaagctttgatgagcattgtttcattcttgggttccacatcggaagtctatgcaatttagcaaagcattcatgagcattgtttaattgttgagctccaCAATATAAGTGAATACAATTTAAGCAAAAatatgatgagcattgtttcattcttgagttccacattagaagtctatgcaatttagcaaagctttgatgagcattgtttaattcttgagttctacaatatAAGTAGTCtgcgcaatttagcaaagctttgatgagcattgtttaatttttgagttccataataaaagtctatgcaattttagcacagctttgatgagcattgtttcattcttgagttccacattagaagtcaatacaatttcgcaaagcttttatgagtattgtttaattctagagttctacaatagatgtagtcttcgcaatttagcaaagctttgatgagtgttctttaattcttgagttccacaatagaagtctaggCAATTTAAGaaaacctttgatgagcattgtttgattcttgagttccacaatagaagtctatgcaatttagcaaagctttgatgagcattgtttcattcttggtttctaaagtggaagtctatgcaatttagcatagcATTGATGAtgattgattagttcttgagttccacaatataagtagtctttgcaacttagaaaagctttgatgaacattgtttaattcttgagttccacaatagaagtgtatgcaatttatgcaaagcgtTGAtggacattgtttcattcttgagttccacattagaagtctatgaaatttagcaaagctttgatgagcattgtttcattcttgagttccacaatagaagtagtctttgcaatttagcaaagctttgatgagcattgtttaatgcttgagtttcacaatagaagtgtatgatatttaatcaaagctttgatgagtattatttgattcttgagctctacaatagaagtctatgcaatttagcaaagctttgatgagcactatatatttcttgagttccacaatataagtttatgcaatttaagcaaagcttttgtgAGCATTgtctaattcttgagttccacaatagaagtctatgcaatttaagcaaagctttgatgaccattgtttcattcctgagttccacattagaagtctatgcaatttagcaaagctttgatgatcattgtttaattctagagttccacaatagaagtagtctttgtaatttagcaaaggtttgatgagcattgttttattcttgagttccacaatagaagtctaagcaatttaatcaaagctttgatgaacattgtttcattcttgagttccacattagaagtttatgtagtttagtgtcacaccccgaatcCTAgggtggaaacgttccggggcggaggtgacttcatgttgaatatcataaccaatatacatagtaagcaaagtaaacaaccattacattacatatgaaactttacatttgtttgaaattaaagttgtacaagtgtttaTACataagtatatatgaacaaaaatgAAGACATGACTTATGagctctgtcttctccaaaagatcgcgggtacctgtctaatgtggacctgagaatacaagcagtttaaaaatcagcataaagctggtgagttcataagcggttttgtttacTGAAAATGAATAAGTTTCCTTTTGGTTTGCAGAAAAAGTTACGAAcctaagaaaatcctatattttcttaaaagtaaagcTTAATTACCCGTTGgttacacagtttggttaagaacagtttgATATCTGATTATTACGCAATCTGGTTAAGTAtaagttcagttatcccaggaaaaacccttattttcctaaaaagtTTGTGATTTGTTATCGAATCTGAAAGTAACGTACAAGTATCttccatacttaaagtgtgtgtgtgaaGTCTCCTGAAAGTTTGATTAcccttaaatgtacattagttttaacatgtatataaaactaataattaagtataaagttttcataatcttgattgtgagttccataaccatactacagaCTAGATATGGCTCGGAATGGGGCCAGTgtcttttatgacttttgtcacacttgaacctttcggttcggctgtagctagcagccaggtgcgggatagtcaatctgtcacacccccaaaccagaatggcggaaacattcgggggtggatgacttcacgtagtatcacaaccattgaatattgtaaagaaggtaacacaaccatcacatatataatgaaaacgtatgttgttgcgttatacataatagcaaaagaatattacaatgagatgataaatgttcaataataaaacatctttagtgtttccttctccaaaagctggtggttacctgtattactgattccctgggaaatacaagtggtttcgaaaaagtgtcaacaattaagttggtgagttcataagtgttttgcaatgAAAAGTATCCCCTTTTtaatagtaaatcgatgaacgaggttttcagaaaatccaatattttctataaatgatttgaaaagtttcccgtgttggagtgccttagtgttttccatgcttgaataatagtgataacatttgtACTAACAatgaaatggaaaactgaaatgcatgtatgaatctcgtaaatctaacttgtttttatacttttatgtgagttttataaccatgctaatgacattgttggcctgtaacaacgttcttcaggcgttggaactgttatgacatttgtcaccccaggcctgccggcctagctgtagctaacagcttaggtgtgggattgtcaatcccgtatagatctatacacaagtatcacgctccccctacaagggattatggtatataatacaggacttaataatgcatactcgaacgtacgtgaagctgtctcacattactaagtataaacagatttacgatgataaaagactgtacttcttttgaaagcatttcatttgtcgagatgtatatgtaaaatgtatgaatcacttgaatactatgctcattatagtttgtcaaaagtatgttcccatttggttgtaacaacttggtgatataatattcctttaaaacataaagttatttttgtatcaacactctataagaacgatattataaaaatgatactttgatttgtaatgtacttgtattcccccccctaaaatgtgaaaagaattgaaaagtaggggtatgaactcactcgtttcgaagagagaggctagggttgagcagaacttcgtccgcggatggttgcgtcgtcgggctcttcggggatctctgcagcgtaaatctttcgtcggggctcgagtgcggaaaccgaggtgatggaatggtctctggagctttaGAAGAGTGTGAGAGTATCTGGAGGTTTGTGAGTGTGTGCTTAAACTcgaagcttatgccttctatttatagggctggaaacccccgtacgcggcgcgtactccccgagtacgcggggcgtaaattggcgtcatggcttacgactcgggtctagctagcgtagcttgggcgggtcgatgtgACTACTGGGTCTAGccgagcgtagcttgggcgggtcgatgagactcgactctgggtctagtacgcggggcgtactcccagattacgcggggcgtaatccctgcttccgacttctaaattccgtaactttcgcgtacgatctccgtttttcgcgttctttatatccacgcgtaggtgagattatgctctacaactttcctttggactctgtcggctagttttgactttatttttaatgatacatttttaataggccgggcctcctaaagttcgttaaaaattcataggttctttattcgacgtcggttttcgtttgtctttttattgttttattactactg is a window of Lactuca sativa cultivar Salinas chromosome 1, Lsat_Salinas_v11, whole genome shotgun sequence DNA encoding:
- the LOC128128155 gene encoding uncharacterized protein LOC128128155, with translation MSIGAWNVRGLNKSVKQKEVIDVIRSNNLGICAVVESHVKVLNLKNVCVKTFGQWDWVSNNNSCEAGTRIIVGWNPRLFDVMIISQSKQVIHCYVKFCGSDVGMYLSFIYAASNYLDRRLLWDDLKKHSLVVKKEAWGLLGDFNVALKPSEYSEGCSKTPKGVEDFVDCLSFIEVEDLNSYGFQFTWNKTPAGNMGLLKKLDRVMVNLKFISDHPLAYAVFKPYRNSDHCPVILNLPVDKVKWKPSFRFANFISEKEEFLPLVKEVWDINIEGFFMFKVTQKLKILKKHCRKLCNKHWGAGKRIQKLRKELECKQQEIDSNPFDCKIREEHANILLDYNVACNDEEKLLAQRAKIKWLQDRGNSNRIQMVLNEDGRWVSGKAMKDKFVSHFNKF